One window from the genome of Mumia sp. ZJ1417 encodes:
- a CDS encoding benzaldehyde dehydrogenase yields MLDPAIWTGKIFLGGEWIEPSDGQTYPVIEPATGDELGRVGRAGAADVRLAAEHAIAAQREWAARPNSERAAVLRRAGDLWAQHAETIQQWNIREVGAIPGMAGFALSVGAAECYEAAALPSHPTGQVLATEESRLSFTQRVPAGVVAVISPFNVPIILGIRAVAPALALGNAVILKPDPRTAVTGGVVLARIFEEAGLPAGVLQMLPGGADVGEALTTDEDIAVIAFTGSTAAGRKVGEAAGKHLKRAHLELGGNSALVVLEDADVDKAVNLAAWGAFFHQGQICMTVGRHLVHESLYDDFVAKLAEKASHLPVGNPATDQVALGPIIDEGQRDKIHALVTASIEAGARLVTGGEYEDLFYRPTVLADSPVDAPAYAEEVFGPVASVVKFSSVDEAIKLASAGPYGLSLGVVTSNAAAGLEVAAKIPTGIVHVNDQTVNDEANAPFGGVKASGTGSRHGGADANIEAFTETRWVTVRNEPPTYPF; encoded by the coding sequence ATGCTCGACCCAGCCATCTGGACCGGCAAGATCTTCCTCGGAGGCGAGTGGATCGAGCCGTCGGACGGGCAGACCTACCCGGTCATCGAGCCGGCCACCGGCGACGAGCTCGGCCGTGTCGGCCGGGCCGGAGCGGCCGACGTCCGGCTGGCCGCCGAGCACGCCATCGCTGCTCAGCGCGAGTGGGCGGCCCGCCCGAACAGCGAGCGCGCCGCCGTCCTGCGCCGCGCGGGCGACCTGTGGGCACAGCACGCGGAGACCATCCAGCAGTGGAACATCCGCGAGGTCGGCGCGATCCCAGGCATGGCGGGCTTCGCCCTCAGCGTCGGCGCCGCGGAGTGTTACGAAGCCGCCGCGCTGCCGTCGCACCCGACCGGCCAGGTCCTCGCCACCGAGGAGTCGCGCCTGTCGTTCACGCAGCGCGTGCCCGCCGGCGTCGTCGCGGTGATCTCGCCCTTCAACGTGCCGATCATCCTCGGCATCCGCGCCGTGGCCCCCGCGCTCGCGCTCGGCAACGCGGTGATCCTCAAGCCGGACCCGCGTACCGCGGTGACCGGCGGCGTCGTGCTCGCACGCATCTTCGAGGAGGCGGGTCTCCCGGCAGGCGTCCTGCAGATGCTCCCCGGCGGCGCGGACGTCGGCGAGGCACTGACCACCGACGAGGACATCGCGGTCATCGCGTTCACCGGCTCGACCGCCGCCGGCCGCAAGGTCGGCGAGGCCGCCGGCAAGCACCTCAAGCGCGCACACCTCGAGCTCGGCGGCAACTCCGCCCTTGTCGTCCTCGAGGACGCCGACGTCGACAAGGCCGTCAACCTCGCCGCGTGGGGTGCGTTCTTCCACCAGGGTCAGATCTGCATGACTGTGGGGCGCCACCTCGTCCACGAGAGCCTGTACGACGACTTCGTCGCCAAGCTCGCCGAGAAGGCCTCGCACCTCCCTGTCGGCAACCCCGCCACCGACCAGGTCGCCCTCGGCCCGATCATCGACGAGGGCCAGCGCGACAAGATTCACGCCCTGGTCACCGCAAGCATCGAGGCCGGAGCCCGCCTGGTCACCGGCGGCGAGTACGAGGATCTCTTCTACCGCCCGACGGTCCTCGCTGACTCGCCTGTCGACGCGCCGGCGTACGCGGAGGAGGTCTTCGGACCGGTCGCGTCCGTCGTGAAGTTCTCGTCCGTCGACGAGGCGATCAAGCTCGCGTCGGCTGGTCCGTACGGGCTCTCGCTCGGCGTCGTCACCAGCAACGCCGCCGCGGGTCTCGAGGTCGCCGCCAAGATCCCGACCGGGATCGTCCACGTGAACGACCAGACGGTCAACGACGAGGCCAACGCGCCGTTCGGGGGCGTCAAGGCGTCCGGCACCGGATCTCGGCACGGCGGGGCCGACGCCAACATCGAGGCGTTCACCGAGACCCGCTGGGTCACGGTCCGCAACGAGCCACCCACCTACCCCTTCTGA
- a CDS encoding IclR family transcriptional regulator C-terminal domain-containing protein — MAITDEGRPVASVQSLQRGLAVIRAFDADHARMTLSEVAKQTGLTRATARRFLHTLVDLGYTDTDGREFWLRPRVLELGYAYLSSISLPEIATPHLKRLTDEVNESSSVSMLDGSEIVYVARVPTRRLMTVAISVGTRFPAYATSMGRVLLAGLDRDERARVLDTGDLVALTPSTITSRPALDEVLDEVAAQGWALVDQELEVGLRSIAAPIRDAGGAVIAAANISMSATQGTVAEAQERLLPPLLETASQIGRDLRVTGA, encoded by the coding sequence GTGGCGATCACTGACGAGGGGCGGCCGGTGGCGTCCGTCCAGTCGCTCCAACGAGGACTTGCGGTCATCCGCGCTTTCGATGCCGACCATGCGCGCATGACGCTGTCGGAGGTGGCGAAGCAGACCGGCCTCACGAGGGCGACGGCGCGACGCTTCCTGCACACCCTCGTCGACCTCGGCTACACCGACACCGACGGCCGCGAGTTCTGGCTGCGCCCGCGCGTGCTGGAGCTCGGGTATGCCTACCTGTCGAGCATCTCCCTGCCCGAGATCGCGACCCCGCACCTCAAGCGGCTGACCGACGAGGTCAACGAGTCGTCGTCGGTCTCGATGCTCGACGGCTCCGAGATCGTGTACGTCGCGCGTGTCCCCACCCGCCGCCTCATGACGGTCGCGATCAGCGTCGGCACCCGCTTTCCCGCGTACGCGACGTCGATGGGGCGGGTGCTCCTCGCAGGGCTCGACCGGGATGAGCGTGCGCGCGTGCTCGACACCGGCGATCTCGTCGCGCTCACGCCGAGCACGATCACCTCGCGCCCCGCGCTCGACGAGGTGCTCGACGAGGTTGCGGCGCAGGGATGGGCGCTCGTCGACCAGGAGCTCGAGGTCGGCCTGCGCTCGATCGCCGCACCGATCCGCGACGCCGGCGGCGCAGTGATCGCGGCAGCGAACATCTCGATGAGCGCCACCCAGGGCACCGTCGCCGAGGCGCAGGAGCGCCTGCTGCCGCCGCTGCTCGAGACCGCCTCGCAGATCGGTCGCGACCTCCGCGTCACCGGCGCCTGA
- a CDS encoding carbon-nitrogen hydrolase family protein has protein sequence MQVALVQLSATTDADTNRALVDDVLGTLGPRDGLDLVVLPEATMRDFGTSDDDLRSAAEPLDGAFAAQLAGHAARLGAHVVAGGFESRHDATGAADLPYNVLLAFAPDGTLVTTYRKIHLYDSFGYAESERLAPGQIAPAVFEVAGRRIGLMTCYDLRFPEMARMLVDAGADVLCVPAAWVRGPLKEDHWSTLLRARAIENTVDVVAADQCGKYVGHSMVVDPLGVVVASAGEEPAIVRATLSAERLERARTTNPSLANRRIGVTHEVVAP, from the coding sequence ATGCAGGTCGCCCTCGTCCAGCTGAGCGCGACGACCGACGCCGACACGAACCGAGCGTTGGTCGACGACGTCCTCGGCACTCTCGGTCCGCGCGACGGACTCGACCTCGTCGTGCTCCCCGAGGCGACGATGCGTGACTTCGGCACCTCTGACGACGACCTCCGCAGTGCCGCCGAGCCGCTCGACGGCGCCTTCGCCGCACAGCTGGCAGGACACGCCGCGCGCCTCGGCGCCCACGTCGTGGCCGGCGGGTTCGAGAGCCGCCACGACGCCACGGGCGCAGCCGATCTCCCTTACAACGTGCTTCTCGCCTTCGCGCCCGACGGCACGCTCGTGACCACGTACCGCAAGATCCACCTGTACGACTCCTTCGGCTATGCCGAGTCCGAGCGCCTTGCCCCGGGCCAGATCGCCCCGGCCGTCTTCGAGGTCGCAGGGCGGCGCATCGGGCTGATGACCTGCTACGACCTGCGCTTCCCCGAGATGGCGCGGATGCTCGTCGACGCGGGTGCCGACGTCCTGTGCGTCCCGGCGGCCTGGGTCCGCGGGCCGCTCAAGGAGGACCACTGGTCGACGCTACTGCGCGCTCGAGCCATCGAGAACACCGTCGACGTCGTCGCCGCGGACCAGTGCGGCAAGTACGTCGGGCACAGCATGGTCGTCGACCCGCTCGGCGTCGTGGTCGCCTCGGCCGGCGAGGAGCCCGCGATCGTCCGCGCGACGCTGTCGGCCGAGCGCCTCGAGCGCGCCCGTACGACCAACCCGTCGCTGGCCAACCGCCGGATCGGCGTGACGCACGAGGTGGTGGCGCCGTGA
- a CDS encoding molybdenum cofactor guanylyltransferase translates to MPVSPIVQPGVPPYDVIVVAGGSSRRFGSDKLAARVGGESLLDRVLGAASGGRHVRVVGPRRPTVRPVAWTREEPAGAGPAAAVVAGIAAIEGDSADAAPYVVLLAADLPYVTQETVDRLVTAVDESPTSDGALLVDPDGRAQYLCSAWRRDALTTAATRLADWDGVAVRALLEPLHVRQLPTRGREGHDVDRPEDLPSDA, encoded by the coding sequence GTGCCCGTCTCACCGATCGTGCAGCCCGGAGTCCCGCCGTACGACGTGATCGTCGTGGCCGGAGGGTCGTCCCGCCGGTTCGGTTCGGACAAGCTCGCGGCCCGTGTCGGCGGAGAGTCCCTGCTCGACCGCGTGCTCGGGGCTGCCTCCGGTGGCCGGCATGTGCGGGTGGTGGGGCCGCGACGTCCGACCGTACGTCCCGTGGCGTGGACGCGTGAGGAGCCTGCGGGTGCCGGCCCCGCTGCCGCCGTCGTCGCCGGGATCGCCGCGATCGAGGGCGATTCCGCGGATGCTGCCCCGTACGTCGTCCTCCTGGCGGCCGACCTGCCGTACGTGACCCAGGAGACGGTCGACCGCCTGGTCACGGCGGTCGACGAGTCCCCCACGAGCGACGGCGCGCTGCTCGTCGACCCGGACGGGCGCGCCCAATATCTTTGCAGCGCGTGGCGACGCGACGCTCTCACGACGGCCGCTACACGCCTGGCGGACTGGGACGGCGTGGCCGTACGGGCGCTCCTGGAGCCCTTGCACGTACGGCAGCTGCCCACGCGGGGGCGGGAGGGCCATGACGTGGACCGGCCGGAGGACCTACCGTCGGACGCATGA
- a CDS encoding DUF6457 domain-containing protein: MSTSTGPERSLDDWGDVVCAALGIEPDYDLHALLDTAREVAHAVERPAAPLTAFLVGFAAAQAGGSAEDLDQALDRVTALAQEWTT, encoded by the coding sequence ATGAGCACTTCGACCGGACCTGAGCGCTCGCTCGACGACTGGGGTGACGTCGTCTGCGCGGCCCTCGGCATCGAGCCCGACTACGACCTCCACGCCCTCCTCGACACCGCGCGCGAGGTCGCCCACGCGGTGGAACGGCCGGCGGCCCCGCTGACCGCGTTCCTCGTCGGCTTCGCGGCCGCACAGGCCGGTGGGAGCGCCGAGGACCTCGACCAGGCCCTCGACCGCGTGACCGCGCTGGCCCAGGAGTGGACCACCTGA
- a CDS encoding NAD(P)H-quinone oxidoreductase — MRAVVVKEPGGPEALTVVDLPDPVAGPGEVVIDVVAAGVNRADVLQRQGHYPPPPGASDVLGLECSGLIASVGADVTRWKVGDPVVALLAGGGYAEKVAVPQEQVAPLPEGMDQVAAGGLMEVAATVWSNVFMTADLQPGERLLVHGGASGIGTMAIQMGKAFGAWVAVTAGSEAKLEACRELGADVAMNYREIDFVEGLRAATEGHGADVILDNMGAAYLPRNVAALAHDGRLVVIGLQGGVKGELNLGALLAKRGSVAAISLRGRPPVQKGEIVSDLAASTWSMFADQTLNPVIHATFPLEDVAEAHRVLDASSNVGKVVLTL; from the coding sequence ATGCGTGCCGTGGTGGTGAAGGAGCCCGGAGGGCCGGAGGCGTTGACCGTGGTCGACCTCCCCGATCCGGTCGCCGGACCGGGTGAGGTCGTGATCGACGTGGTGGCCGCAGGGGTCAACCGCGCCGACGTCCTGCAGCGGCAGGGGCACTACCCGCCGCCGCCAGGCGCGAGCGACGTGCTGGGCCTCGAGTGCTCCGGCCTGATCGCCTCGGTCGGCGCCGACGTCACCCGCTGGAAGGTCGGTGACCCCGTCGTCGCGCTGCTGGCCGGCGGCGGGTACGCGGAGAAGGTCGCCGTCCCCCAGGAGCAGGTGGCCCCGCTGCCCGAGGGCATGGACCAGGTAGCGGCCGGCGGGCTGATGGAGGTTGCGGCCACGGTGTGGTCCAACGTGTTCATGACCGCCGACCTCCAGCCGGGCGAGCGCCTGCTCGTGCACGGCGGGGCATCGGGGATCGGCACGATGGCGATCCAGATGGGCAAGGCCTTCGGGGCGTGGGTCGCCGTGACCGCAGGGTCCGAGGCCAAGCTCGAGGCGTGCCGTGAGCTCGGCGCCGACGTCGCGATGAACTACCGCGAGATCGACTTCGTCGAGGGGTTGCGCGCCGCCACTGAGGGGCACGGTGCCGACGTCATCCTCGACAACATGGGCGCGGCCTACCTCCCGCGCAACGTCGCGGCCCTCGCCCACGACGGGCGGCTCGTCGTGATCGGGCTGCAGGGCGGGGTGAAGGGCGAGCTGAACCTCGGTGCCCTCCTCGCCAAGCGCGGCTCGGTGGCCGCCATCAGCCTGCGCGGCCGGCCGCCGGTCCAGAAGGGCGAGATCGTGTCCGACCTGGCGGCGAGCACGTGGTCGATGTTCGCCGACCAGACGCTCAACCCGGTGATCCACGCGACCTTCCCGCTGGAGGACGTCGCCGAGGCACACCGGGTCCTCGACGCGTCGAGCAACGTCGGCAAGGTCGTGCTCACGCTGTGA
- a CDS encoding galactose mutarotase — protein sequence MITLAHGAWSATVNPYGGGLASLVHDGEDVVVPQDGQGSHPAYRGAVLAPWPNRLEDGTYEFDGVTYEVALNETEEHTALHGLVHDVEWEIVEQMSASVGLQADVPRVAGYPFSIRLDLAYMVSDAGLAASLVATNTGEGDAPYGSGFHPYLVADPVAQTPLALDAACFVETSADRRLPTGTAGVAGTPYDFRESRPIGTTTLDTAYGHLGAPVVRVGRTVVGLGAGVRWLQAYTPPDRRSVAVEPCSCPANAFRSGVDLVVLAPGEQHTLAFTLSRAA from the coding sequence GTGATCACGCTCGCGCACGGGGCGTGGTCGGCGACGGTCAACCCGTACGGGGGCGGGCTCGCGTCGTTGGTGCACGACGGTGAGGACGTGGTGGTCCCGCAGGACGGTCAGGGCAGCCACCCCGCGTACCGCGGTGCCGTGCTCGCCCCGTGGCCCAACCGCCTCGAGGACGGCACGTACGAGTTCGACGGCGTGACGTACGAGGTGGCGCTCAACGAGACCGAGGAGCACACGGCGCTGCACGGGCTCGTCCACGACGTGGAGTGGGAGATAGTGGAGCAGATGTCGGCGTCCGTCGGCCTGCAGGCCGACGTGCCCCGCGTTGCCGGATATCCGTTCTCCATCCGGCTCGACCTGGCCTACATGGTGTCCGATGCAGGGCTCGCCGCGTCGCTCGTCGCCACGAACACCGGAGAGGGCGACGCCCCGTACGGCAGCGGTTTTCACCCATACCTCGTCGCCGATCCGGTCGCGCAGACCCCGCTCGCGCTCGACGCGGCCTGCTTCGTCGAGACGTCGGCGGACCGGCGCCTCCCGACGGGGACGGCCGGCGTGGCAGGAACCCCGTACGACTTCCGCGAGTCGCGACCGATCGGTACGACCACGCTCGACACCGCGTACGGGCACCTCGGGGCGCCGGTCGTGCGGGTGGGCCGGACCGTGGTCGGGCTGGGAGCCGGGGTCCGTTGGCTGCAGGCGTATACGCCGCCCGACCGCCGTTCCGTCGCCGTCGAGCCGTGCTCGTGCCCCGCCAACGCGTTCCGGTCGGGGGTGGACCTGGTCGTGCTCGCTCCTGGGGAGCAGCACACCCTCGCGTTCACGCTCTCGCGCGCGGCTTAG
- a CDS encoding bacterial proteasome activator family protein translates to MAGEPFDHTGSEHHQVIGPDGQPVAEPEAEDEAQGRSVTELVEQPAKVMRIGSMIRLLLEEVKSAPLDEASRARLRDIHQTSIKELEDGLAPELVEELERLSLPFNETTPSDDELRIAQAQLVGWLEGLFHGIQTAIYAQQMASQAQLQQMRRALPGAQGVPVQGRPGVPGQVAEDGPQQRPGMYL, encoded by the coding sequence ATGGCAGGCGAACCGTTCGACCACACCGGCAGCGAGCACCACCAGGTCATCGGGCCCGACGGGCAACCCGTCGCGGAGCCAGAGGCCGAGGACGAAGCCCAGGGACGCTCGGTCACCGAGCTCGTCGAGCAGCCCGCGAAGGTGATGCGGATCGGGAGCATGATCCGTCTGCTCCTCGAGGAGGTGAAGTCCGCCCCGCTCGACGAGGCCAGCCGCGCGCGTCTGCGTGACATCCACCAGACCTCCATCAAGGAGCTCGAGGACGGGCTCGCCCCCGAGCTGGTCGAAGAGCTCGAGCGCCTCAGCCTGCCGTTCAACGAGACGACGCCGTCGGACGACGAGCTCCGGATCGCCCAAGCACAGCTCGTCGGCTGGCTCGAAGGACTGTTCCACGGCATCCAGACGGCGATCTACGCCCAGCAGATGGCGTCGCAGGCGCAGCTGCAGCAGATGCGTCGTGCGCTCCCGGGGGCTCAGGGAGTCCCGGTCCAGGGCCGCCCCGGCGTGCCCGGACAGGTGGCCGAGGACGGTCCGCAGCAGCGGCCGGGCATGTACCTCTGA